The following proteins come from a genomic window of Candidatus Poribacteria bacterium:
- a CDS encoding discoidin domain-containing protein, translating to MLRICTYLTLLISVMSCKSQTLQEHLLEPPPPLINFALSRNGATAHASQSVPNHRAGEIIDGDTNSETWDEGSGWGSSLEHLRTSDLNKRPYVSVTLPKPVDIRKIVMWTIDSEKYPAPQFGLKDYRIEYWHGTGWGLIPSGNTKEKQYTARDNTKGKRIHEVHQRLIASKIRLVPVSSNDTVRNYQHMAGRRPVYEVDGIARVMELEIWGYAAPEVHTLKQIAQGVPPESMVQPVATETQEGELQTEPTINEIIQRVLSRYELGYDMADLTKVMSCFSEAYLSNGRTYRDVKTKAAHFFEVYHQIDMTLTDIDIHPNIVDDTAIVTGGYTLQYAPKANGQVKQTSGKLTLVFANEAETWRIIRADL from the coding sequence ATGCTGCGTATATGTACATATCTGACACTTTTGATTTCAGTGATGAGTTGTAAATCGCAAACTTTGCAGGAACATCTTTTAGAGCCGCCACCACCCCTCATCAATTTCGCGCTAAGCCGAAACGGAGCGACCGCGCACGCCTCACAATCCGTTCCGAATCACCGCGCCGGAGAAATAATCGATGGTGATACGAACTCCGAAACGTGGGACGAGGGCAGTGGATGGGGAAGCAGTTTAGAACATCTACGGACCTCAGATCTAAATAAGCGTCCTTATGTGTCCGTGACGCTCCCCAAACCGGTCGACATTCGTAAGATTGTTATGTGGACGATCGACTCGGAAAAATATCCGGCACCACAATTCGGGTTAAAGGACTATCGGATTGAGTATTGGCACGGCACCGGTTGGGGACTTATTCCGTCAGGCAACACCAAAGAGAAACAGTATACAGCGCGAGATAATACCAAAGGGAAGCGGATTCATGAAGTCCACCAACGCCTAATTGCGAGCAAAATACGGCTCGTTCCTGTCTCTTCAAATGATACAGTGCGCAATTACCAGCACATGGCTGGGAGACGACCTGTGTATGAAGTAGATGGCATTGCGCGCGTTATGGAATTGGAGATTTGGGGGTATGCCGCTCCAGAGGTACATACACTCAAGCAGATTGCACAAGGGGTGCCGCCGGAATCAATGGTGCAACCTGTAGCAACAGAGACACAGGAGGGTGAACTTCAAACCGAGCCGACAATCAACGAGATTATTCAGCGCGTTTTAAGCCGATATGAACTCGGGTATGACATGGCGGACCTGACGAAGGTTATGTCCTGTTTTTCGGAAGCCTATCTCTCCAACGGGCGCACATACCGAGATGTTAAAACAAAGGCAGCCCACTTTTTTGAAGTCTATCATCAGATTGATATGACGTTGACCGATATTGACATTCATCCGAACATCGTTGACGATACAGCGATTGTAACAGGTGGCTATACGTTGCAATATGCCCCGAAAGCGAACGGTCAGGTTAAACAGACCTCTGGCAAATTGACGTTGGTTTTCGCGAATGAAGCGGAAACATGGCGTATTATCCGGGCAGATCTTTAA
- a CDS encoding phytanoyl-CoA dioxygenase family protein, with the protein MRLTEHQVNFFNTFGYLAIPGMFSPTEMEWIIEEFEISIQEFGGGKDHDGTSRTMFGGPIEHRPRLCTLLDDERVKGLIGGVIGEDFNYAGGDGNYYAGDTGWHPDGSWGRLFACKVAFYLDPLTKDTGCLRIIPGSQNPAHFVRAGKIDPNQSEALYGIPPSDFPTNVALESTPGDVVIFNHDTYHAAFGGGTRRRMFTMNCTQHCTTEPDLETLHQYLSVHSAGGYKIETGAGMYFPTMVDTADAKRQIHLQQCSDIHDELFPQYARRS; encoded by the coding sequence ATGAGGTTGACAGAACATCAAGTGAATTTTTTCAATACTTTCGGCTATCTCGCAATACCGGGCATGTTTTCACCAACCGAGATGGAATGGATCATCGAAGAATTTGAGATATCGATTCAGGAATTCGGCGGTGGCAAGGATCATGATGGAACAAGTCGCACGATGTTCGGCGGTCCAATTGAACATCGCCCTCGACTCTGTACCCTCCTTGATGATGAACGCGTTAAAGGACTCATCGGTGGTGTGATTGGTGAAGACTTCAATTACGCTGGGGGCGACGGAAACTATTACGCCGGCGATACCGGTTGGCATCCTGATGGAAGTTGGGGACGCCTCTTTGCGTGTAAGGTGGCGTTTTACCTCGATCCATTGACGAAAGACACCGGATGCTTGCGCATCATTCCCGGCAGTCAAAACCCCGCACACTTTGTTAGAGCCGGAAAGATTGACCCAAATCAATCAGAGGCGTTGTACGGTATCCCGCCGAGCGACTTTCCAACCAACGTCGCCTTGGAAAGTACACCCGGTGATGTTGTTATTTTCAACCACGATACCTATCATGCAGCATTCGGGGGTGGGACCCGGCGGCGGATGTTCACTATGAATTGCACGCAACATTGCACGACCGAACCAGATTTAGAAACGCTTCATCAGTACTTGAGCGTCCATTCAGCGGGCGGATATAAAATTGAAACGGGCGCGGGAATGTATTTCCCAACGATGGTTGATACTGCAGACGCAAAACGGCAAATTCACCTCCAACAATGTAGCGACATTCATGACGAATTGTTTCCACAATATGCCCGACGCTCATAG
- a CDS encoding phytanoyl-CoA dioxygenase family protein, protein MVQEQPNLWAKSYINDGYLLLPDLITLEECDDLKVEMLKIFRGDYPCEAIPPMPETASEMEVLDRIMCVGEPHVFSPLVRRYIEHPKICEVLQVIVGAHIPFWDGSVKCMQSMMLSKVPGHTGNPWHQDEHPIPTRDRSLIGVWITLDDATLENGCLWVLPDSHRSGIIYDRFPHNKRHEFDSCHEAAGFDDTNEIPIEMSAGSVLFFNGYLLHRSKKNRSDKFRRILVSHYCSTASWLGWKGQRNYRGVVTVAGEDPYTDEGYVTPNVWARWE, encoded by the coding sequence ATGGTACAAGAGCAGCCCAATCTTTGGGCAAAATCATACATCAATGACGGATATTTACTGCTTCCAGATCTCATTACACTCGAAGAATGCGATGATTTGAAAGTAGAGATGCTAAAAATCTTTCGTGGCGATTACCCGTGTGAAGCGATCCCACCGATGCCGGAGACAGCAAGCGAAATGGAAGTTTTGGATAGGATTATGTGTGTCGGTGAACCACATGTCTTTAGCCCCTTGGTTCGGCGTTACATTGAACATCCAAAAATCTGTGAAGTCCTTCAGGTGATTGTTGGGGCACACATCCCATTTTGGGATGGTAGTGTGAAATGTATGCAGTCAATGATGTTGAGCAAGGTGCCGGGACATACGGGTAATCCATGGCATCAGGATGAGCACCCGATTCCGACGCGTGATCGATCACTGATAGGCGTATGGATTACATTAGATGATGCCACGCTTGAAAACGGTTGTCTCTGGGTTCTGCCGGATAGCCATCGTTCCGGTATAATTTACGATCGTTTTCCACACAACAAACGACATGAATTCGATAGCTGTCACGAAGCAGCCGGCTTTGATGACACCAATGAAATTCCGATTGAGATGTCAGCCGGTAGCGTTCTCTTTTTTAACGGCTACCTTTTACACCGCTCGAAAAAGAATCGGAGTGATAAATTCCGACGTATCCTTGTGAGTCATTATTGTTCAACAGCATCGTGGTTAGGTTGGAAGGGACAGCGGAATTATCGCGGTGTTGTCACCGTTGCGGGTGAAGATCCCTACACTGACGAGGGATATGTTACACCGAACGTCTGGGCGCGATGGGAGTAG
- a CDS encoding homoserine kinase, producing the protein MPPTFNQKATARIPASTTNLGPGFDVLGLALQLYSTVTLEPSETDTEVVVSGVDADKIPSTPEHVAFQAVELVFNRSKAKRPKGFKLQIENRIPAIRGLGGSGTAILGGLLTANALCGTPFSDKELLNFATELEGHPDNVAASLYGGLVVSAQEDAQVHTVRLECPSLLSIVLAIPNFPLSTEQARGVLPTSVDFADAIYNTSRSTLLIASIATRQFEMLRVAMKDRLHQPYRTSLIPGFDAVSEAATAAGALSVALSGAGPTVAAYCLERTEQVAEKMQVAFKKHQIAADIKILKPDAHGATVF; encoded by the coding sequence ATGCCTCCTACATTTAATCAAAAAGCTACGGCGCGGATCCCCGCAAGCACGACGAATCTGGGACCCGGATTTGATGTGTTAGGGCTCGCTCTCCAGCTTTATAGTACGGTGACGTTGGAACCCTCTGAAACCGATACTGAAGTTGTTGTCAGCGGCGTAGATGCTGATAAAATACCGAGTACGCCGGAGCATGTCGCATTTCAAGCAGTAGAACTGGTTTTTAACCGAAGCAAAGCGAAACGTCCAAAAGGCTTTAAATTGCAGATAGAAAATAGGATACCTGCGATTCGGGGGCTGGGCGGCAGTGGAACAGCCATTCTTGGCGGGTTGCTCACGGCAAACGCACTCTGTGGCACTCCGTTTTCTGACAAAGAACTGCTCAACTTTGCAACAGAACTGGAAGGGCATCCGGATAACGTCGCTGCCTCGTTGTATGGTGGACTCGTTGTTTCAGCACAGGAGGATGCTCAAGTGCATACCGTTCGATTGGAATGTCCCTCCCTCCTGTCGATTGTACTGGCAATTCCCAATTTCCCACTATCAACGGAACAAGCGCGAGGCGTATTACCAACATCAGTAGATTTTGCGGATGCAATCTACAATACAAGCCGGAGCACACTGCTAATCGCCAGTATTGCCACGAGGCAATTTGAAATGTTGCGTGTGGCAATGAAAGATAGGTTGCATCAACCTTATCGTACTTCACTGATTCCAGGATTTGATGCGGTGTCAGAAGCCGCTACCGCTGCTGGGGCACTTAGTGTCGCTTTGAGTGGAGCCGGACCGACTGTCGCAGCGTATTGTCTGGAGCGCACAGAACAGGTTGCTGAGAAGATGCAAGTTGCCTTCAAAAAGCACCAGATCGCCGCTGATATTAAAATTTTGAAACCGGATGCTCACGGGGCAACCGTTTTTTAG
- a CDS encoding protein-L-isoaspartate(D-aspartate) O-methyltransferase: protein MLFTKNYTTLRRKMVRNQIEARGIYNPQVLAVMRKVERHLFVKPQYLSAAYQDGALPIDCDQTISQPYIVALMTDLLEITSTSKVLEIGTGCGYQTAILAELAKDVYSVEIIPGLAKSAKALLETLNYQNIHLKKGDGYYGWYEHAPYDAVLVAAAPPDVPTRLIQQLKPGGRMVIPVGGSEQNLLLIRKGLRTDENSVHALETTEIIPVRFVPMTGGLN, encoded by the coding sequence ATGCTGTTCACCAAGAACTACACGACACTCCGTCGCAAAATGGTTAGGAATCAGATTGAAGCGCGTGGTATCTATAATCCACAAGTGCTTGCTGTAATGCGAAAGGTGGAGCGGCACCTGTTTGTAAAACCGCAGTACCTCAGCGCGGCATATCAGGACGGCGCGTTACCGATTGATTGTGACCAGACGATCTCGCAACCCTATATCGTCGCATTGATGACCGATTTGCTGGAGATTACCTCAACTTCAAAAGTGCTTGAGATAGGAACGGGGTGTGGTTATCAAACCGCGATACTGGCTGAATTAGCGAAGGACGTTTATTCTGTTGAAATTATACCGGGACTTGCCAAAAGCGCGAAAGCGCTGTTGGAGACGCTCAATTATCAAAACATTCATCTCAAAAAAGGGGATGGATATTACGGTTGGTACGAACACGCGCCGTATGATGCAGTACTTGTTGCCGCTGCACCTCCGGACGTGCCGACGCGGCTCATTCAGCAACTCAAGCCAGGCGGGCGGATGGTAATTCCTGTCGGTGGTTCTGAACAAAATCTCCTTTTAATTCGAAAAGGACTGCGAACTGATGAGAATTCGGTACACGCTCTCGAAACCACTGAGATTATCCCTGTCCGTTTTGTCCCGATGACAGGTGGACTGAATTAA
- a CDS encoding pyridoxal phosphate-dependent aminotransferase has translation MSRLGTESAFEVLAKAKQLEAQGKDIIHLEIGQPDFPTPINIIEAAYKAMKDGHTGYCPSAGVPEFREVVAQHITETRGVTIHPDEVTVTPGAKPIIFFTILALIDEGDEVVYPEPGFPVYESVIDFIGGKAVPLPLREEVDFRFRLEDLEAAISDRTKLLILNSPQNPTGGTLTAEDLEAIAELAQKHNFYVLTDEVYSRILYEGQHHSVLSLPGMKERTILIEGHSKTYAMTGWRLGYGIAPQAIADKITQLTINSNSCTATFTQLAGIEALTGQQASVTQMVSEFQKRRDAIVDGLNAIEGVSCIKPLGAFYVFPNVTQLPLSCEALADYLMEEADVALLPGTSFGKYGDGYLRLSYANSLENIQEALGRMETAISKL, from the coding sequence ATGAGTCGATTAGGCACAGAATCTGCATTTGAAGTCTTGGCTAAAGCCAAACAGTTGGAGGCACAAGGCAAAGACATCATCCATCTGGAGATAGGACAGCCAGATTTTCCAACACCTATCAATATTATCGAAGCAGCGTACAAGGCGATGAAGGACGGTCATACCGGCTACTGCCCGTCTGCTGGTGTGCCGGAGTTTCGCGAAGTTGTCGCACAACATATAACGGAAACGCGTGGTGTTACGATACACCCTGACGAAGTCACAGTGACGCCCGGGGCGAAACCTATTATTTTCTTTACTATTTTGGCGCTAATTGATGAGGGGGATGAGGTAGTTTATCCGGAACCCGGTTTCCCCGTCTACGAATCTGTTATCGACTTCATCGGTGGAAAAGCTGTACCCCTACCACTTCGCGAGGAAGTAGACTTCCGATTCCGGCTTGAAGATCTTGAGGCGGCAATCTCTGATCGGACAAAACTACTAATTCTCAACTCACCTCAAAATCCTACAGGTGGCACGCTGACGGCTGAAGACCTGGAGGCAATCGCGGAACTCGCACAGAAACATAATTTTTATGTGTTGACAGACGAAGTCTACTCACGTATCCTCTATGAAGGTCAACACCACAGCGTTCTGAGTCTGCCCGGCATGAAGGAACGAACCATTCTAATCGAAGGGCATTCTAAAACCTATGCAATGACAGGATGGCGATTGGGATACGGTATTGCTCCGCAAGCGATTGCTGATAAAATTACGCAGTTGACTATTAACTCCAATTCCTGTACTGCCACTTTCACACAACTCGCTGGGATAGAGGCACTGACAGGGCAGCAAGCCTCTGTTACGCAGATGGTCTCAGAATTTCAGAAACGACGCGACGCAATTGTAGATGGACTGAATGCAATTGAAGGCGTCAGTTGCATCAAACCGCTCGGTGCCTTCTATGTATTTCCGAACGTTACGCAACTGCCCCTTTCGTGTGAAGCACTCGCCGATTATCTCATGGAGGAAGCAGACGTTGCCTTATTGCCCGGGACCTCTTTCGGAAAATATGGCGATGGTTACCTCCGTCTCTCATATGCCAATTCGTTAGAAAATATTCAAGAGGCATTAGGCAGAATGGAAACTGCAATCTCGAAGTTGTAG
- the sppA gene encoding signal peptide peptidase SppA yields the protein MKRMFFVPLSFNKHLGRIGRNVISAAFICGISTFCVAAPPKARTHLPSSSIAMSDDALATFFNPSGLAAGRGLNLYYLRTYQSDWTGDDAFFLAVPGAGFGIEFGTADADTDFTRYTLAGGYHLGNALYWGTSYSWMNSDDAGYDKFRSLSMGLMYRRRYVSIGAAARDLNRPKLLGEKLGRTYDLGLALRPGTWRATLSIDMQKTQGIEGIELRYALEVRPIREFMLRGTVNNDLSFDVRFGVNIGNWGFGTGNAFDNNREAWSGVGYFHFSNAPKTKPLPRRRTFLDLPMRAVKQVLPIAKWDDDVAGVLVRIDGSGYGIAQLQEMSGAILDFRESGRVVLCYLSNCSTGDYMIASACDGILIHPSAEVRLIGIRTEHSFYKGALDMLGIRADLEHLGKYKSASEAFTQREMSEAHREIQNIILDDLYEQLVEAIAVGRGWTHENVKTRIDEGPYTARQAFAVELVDRLAYEDELHDVVTELTDTRTDLVPLSEYVRSGLYAQEWQVPEPKVAIIKAEGLMLTGDSFVDPFMGTQVMGADTITRIVKDVKADDSIKAVVLRIDSGGGLVVAADIIWRELVRLKEVKPLVVSMGDVAASGGYYIAAPADSIVAEPGTITGSIGVIGGKYSFKGLYEKLGIHKEILKRGQHADFYTDYGDYPLAEKAIVQKQIKEIYDNFIEKVALGRTQLTVEDVDRLGRGRVWSGRQAKENGLVDELGGLNLAIAIARERAGLEGKSVGIVEFPKKTWMSQLFGNFGLPLISLWKGFGIPNSFENSGAEDKDKGTGNRLQFITRYGGLSTTARLLNTVRKHRLFLLMPYHISVE from the coding sequence ATGAAACGCATGTTTTTCGTTCCACTTTCATTTAACAAGCATTTAGGGCGTATTGGTAGAAATGTTATTTCCGCAGCATTCATTTGTGGGATAAGCACGTTTTGTGTTGCTGCGCCGCCAAAGGCACGTACCCACTTGCCTTCAAGTTCCATCGCTATGAGCGATGATGCCCTTGCCACCTTTTTTAATCCATCCGGACTCGCCGCAGGGCGCGGGCTGAACCTATACTACCTCCGAACATATCAAAGTGATTGGACAGGCGATGATGCTTTCTTCCTTGCTGTTCCTGGCGCGGGTTTCGGTATAGAATTCGGCACCGCTGATGCCGATACCGACTTCACGCGCTATACGCTTGCGGGGGGATATCATCTCGGAAATGCGCTCTACTGGGGAACGAGTTACAGTTGGATGAATTCGGACGATGCAGGATACGACAAATTCCGTTCGCTGTCCATGGGATTAATGTATCGACGACGGTATGTCTCGATTGGCGCAGCGGCACGCGATCTCAATCGTCCTAAATTGCTTGGAGAAAAACTCGGTCGCACCTATGATTTAGGATTAGCACTCCGTCCAGGAACGTGGCGCGCAACACTCTCAATTGACATGCAGAAAACGCAGGGAATTGAGGGGATAGAGCTCCGTTATGCCTTGGAGGTCCGTCCTATTCGCGAATTCATGCTCCGCGGCACCGTAAATAACGATCTAAGTTTTGATGTCCGTTTCGGTGTAAATATCGGGAATTGGGGATTTGGAACGGGCAACGCCTTTGACAATAATCGAGAAGCATGGTCCGGTGTCGGCTATTTTCATTTTTCCAACGCGCCGAAAACCAAACCGCTGCCCCGTCGTAGGACCTTCCTTGACCTACCGATGCGCGCCGTCAAACAGGTCCTACCTATCGCAAAATGGGATGACGATGTCGCTGGGGTGCTTGTCCGCATCGACGGAAGTGGTTACGGGATCGCGCAGCTTCAGGAGATGTCAGGTGCCATCTTAGATTTTAGGGAGTCAGGACGGGTTGTTCTCTGCTACCTCTCTAATTGTTCCACCGGCGACTATATGATCGCGTCTGCATGCGATGGTATCCTAATCCATCCGTCTGCTGAAGTTCGGTTAATTGGAATACGTACAGAGCATTCGTTCTATAAGGGTGCCTTAGACATGCTCGGCATTAGGGCGGATCTTGAGCATCTCGGTAAGTACAAATCCGCATCCGAGGCGTTCACGCAACGCGAGATGTCCGAAGCACACCGCGAAATCCAAAACATTATTTTGGATGACCTCTACGAACAACTCGTAGAGGCGATCGCAGTGGGGCGTGGATGGACGCACGAAAACGTCAAAACACGTATTGATGAGGGACCTTACACGGCACGTCAAGCCTTTGCCGTTGAACTGGTGGACAGACTCGCCTATGAAGATGAATTGCATGACGTCGTGACCGAACTCACTGACACCCGAACCGATTTGGTGCCACTGAGTGAATATGTAAGAAGTGGACTGTACGCACAAGAGTGGCAGGTACCCGAGCCGAAGGTCGCAATCATTAAGGCTGAGGGGTTAATGTTGACGGGCGATAGTTTCGTCGATCCGTTTATGGGCACTCAGGTGATGGGAGCCGACACAATCACGCGTATTGTCAAGGATGTAAAAGCCGACGATTCTATAAAAGCGGTCGTGTTACGAATCGACAGCGGTGGTGGGCTCGTTGTTGCTGCTGACATTATATGGCGCGAGTTAGTACGACTCAAAGAGGTTAAACCGCTTGTGGTGTCAATGGGTGATGTGGCAGCATCAGGAGGCTATTATATCGCGGCTCCCGCAGATTCGATTGTTGCTGAACCTGGGACAATTACGGGGTCTATCGGCGTTATTGGCGGTAAGTATAGTTTCAAAGGACTTTATGAGAAACTCGGTATCCATAAGGAGATTCTCAAACGGGGACAGCATGCTGATTTCTATACCGATTACGGGGACTATCCGCTTGCCGAAAAAGCGATTGTACAGAAACAGATTAAAGAGATTTATGACAATTTCATTGAAAAAGTTGCTCTCGGACGAACGCAGCTAACAGTCGAGGATGTAGATAGACTTGGACGAGGACGCGTCTGGTCAGGCAGACAAGCGAAGGAAAACGGACTTGTAGACGAGTTAGGCGGTTTAAATCTCGCAATCGCGATTGCTCGAGAACGCGCCGGGTTGGAAGGAAAGTCGGTTGGGATAGTCGAATTTCCGAAAAAAACATGGATGTCACAACTATTTGGCAACTTCGGACTTCCATTAATTTCGTTGTGGAAGGGGTTTGGAATCCCGAACTCCTTTGAAAACAGCGGGGCAGAGGATAAAGATAAGGGAACTGGGAATCGGCTGCAATTTATTACGCGGTACGGGGGCTTGAGCACCACCGCGAGACTCCTAAATACAGTCAGAAAACATCGGTTATTTCTTCTCATGCCTTATCATATAAGTGTGGAATAG
- a CDS encoding UPF0164 family protein, with the protein MLFPAIAAATFNNIGVGARPLGLGGAFVALADDSNAADYNAAGLGYIDDIHLGVTHAQRFNGLITYNAASGVIPFGRLGAIGASLGILAEDSEVYREQTFRFSYGNALFKQFAIGANLKLFGTSFDETNEFVVENPYFVQTSSSAVSFDLGVIAKPFQSLSLGASVENLLPADMSISDAQTDTVPLNIRAGLAYRLASIAEMSAQGAAVSNLLKGSLGSFEVASRNGETYIRAGMEVWLNKSIAVRGGYGVKNGGRSATTLSFGGSAKLPISSTALQIDYGFQLLSADFRDNITQRFSLNLLL; encoded by the coding sequence TTGCTCTTCCCTGCTATCGCCGCTGCTACGTTCAATAATATTGGTGTTGGCGCGAGACCGTTAGGGTTAGGTGGAGCGTTCGTCGCGCTTGCCGATGATAGCAACGCCGCAGATTACAACGCCGCAGGATTAGGGTATATTGATGATATACACCTCGGCGTGACACACGCCCAACGCTTTAATGGACTTATCACTTACAACGCTGCCAGCGGCGTTATCCCATTCGGGAGGTTGGGGGCAATTGGCGCAAGTCTCGGTATCTTAGCAGAAGACTCCGAAGTTTATCGTGAACAGACGTTCCGCTTCTCTTACGGAAATGCGCTTTTCAAGCAATTTGCAATCGGTGCCAATTTAAAACTCTTCGGCACCTCTTTTGACGAGACAAATGAATTCGTCGTAGAGAATCCATATTTTGTTCAGACCTCCAGTTCAGCCGTTTCGTTTGATCTCGGCGTGATTGCAAAACCTTTCCAGAGTCTAAGTCTTGGTGCGTCAGTAGAAAACCTGCTCCCCGCAGATATGAGCATATCTGACGCGCAGACAGATACAGTACCGTTAAACATTCGGGCTGGTTTGGCATATAGACTGGCGTCTATCGCGGAGATGAGTGCCCAAGGTGCAGCAGTCAGCAACTTGTTGAAAGGGAGTCTTGGGAGTTTTGAAGTTGCGTCTCGCAATGGCGAGACTTATATCCGCGCAGGGATGGAAGTTTGGTTGAATAAATCCATCGCTGTTCGCGGCGGTTATGGCGTGAAAAATGGAGGACGTTCGGCAACGACCCTGAGTTTCGGGGGAAGTGCTAAACTTCCAATCAGTAGTACTGCTCTTCAGATCGATTATGGTTTCCAGCTACTCAGTGCGGATTTTCGAGACAATATAACACAGCGGTTCTCTCTCAATTTACTGCTTTAA